In one window of Clupea harengus chromosome 4, Ch_v2.0.2, whole genome shotgun sequence DNA:
- the inka2 gene encoding LOW QUALITY PROTEIN: PAK4-inhibitor INKA2 (The sequence of the model RefSeq protein was modified relative to this genomic sequence to represent the inferred CDS: deleted 2 bases in 1 codon): MESPHCRPEPRSMDQCLRRLKQELLSMREAGDGLHAQMNSMMGALQELKLLQVQTALERLDISAKPPAHTHTHSHTHTHLTQPLFVEPPFPDPPSPRELVTDLLSDSSAEEASPPPPPRPRKNRTSHRGSLSTSPSSSSSSSSSSPSSSSGSGDSSLHLSRMSSRQSATSSEEDSCSASASTSSSGSGSGSGSGSGSSSGSSWPSRPPAGPPPPPSLPELQDLLLCLSRQGPPLRHDLCPLGDDDEDGSDWTSSLMGCSRTRQPLVLGDSFLADLVGNWLDLPEVGGEGGVGAGCRGGGHAPRPSRSQELRRRLALTTSVFKKVLRSVRPDREKLLKERPGWPDPTELQNLDQLHKRTKKNAVAKPKGSSFYRPFWSRKGKASVVLPSDRLPPLGIGPQRAAWGPAERGPERGHPMFDHNAAIWV, translated from the exons ATGGAATCCCCGCACTGTCGACCCGAGCCCAGAAGTATGGACCAGTGCCTACGGCGGCTGAAACAGGAGCTG ctGTCGATGCGTGAGGCTGGAGACGGCCTCCATGCTCAGATGAACTCAATGATGGGCGCGCTACAGGAACTCAAACTCCTGCAGGTTCAGACGGCTCTGGAGCGCCTGGACATCTCAGCCAAGcctcccgctcacacacacacacactcacacacacacacacacctcacccagcCTCTCTTCGTCGAGCCTCCGTTCCCagaccccccctctccccggGAGCTGGTCACCGACCTCCTCTCCGACTCCTCCGCGGAGGAGGCcagccctccacctcccccccgcccccgaaAGAACCGCACCTCCCACAGGGGCAGCCTCAgcacctccccttcctcctcctcctcctcctcctcctcctcaccctcctcttcctcagggtCAGGGGACAGCAGCCTGCACCTCTCACGGATGTCTTCCCGCCAGAGCGCCACCTCCTCTGAGGAGGACTCCTGCTCAGCCTCTGCTTCTACTTCTAGTTCCGGttctggatctggatctggatctggatctggTTCTAGTTCTGGTTCCAGCTGGCCCTCGCGGCCCCCGGCgggcccccctccccctccctcgctGCCGGAGTTACAGGACCTGCTGCTGTGCCTGTCCCGACAGGGCCCCCCCTTGCGCCACGACCTTTGCCCTCTCGGAGATGATGACGAGGACGGCAGCGACTGGACGTCATCGCTGATGGGCTGCAGCCGCACGCGCCAGCCTCTGGTGCTAGGCGACAGTTTCCTGGCCGACCTGGTGGGCAACTGGCTGGACCTGCCCGAGGTGGGCGGG GAAGGAGGGGTCGGGGCGGGGTGCCGCGGGGGAGGACACGCCCCCCGCCCGTCTCGCTCTCAGGAGCTGCGGCGGCGTCTGGCCCTCACCACCAGCGTCTTCAAGAAGGTTCTACGCAGCGTCCGGCCCGACCGAGAGAAGCTGCTGAAGGAGCGACCCGGCTGGCCCGACCCCACGGAACTGCAGAACCTGGACCAGCTCCACAAGAGAACCAAGAAGAACGCGGTCGCCAAGCCCAAGGGCAGCAGCTTCTACCGGCCCTTCTGGAGCCGCAAGGGGAAGGCGAGCGTGGTTCTGCCCAGCGACAGGCTGCCTCCCCTGGGCATCGGCCCGCAGAGGGCTGCCTGGGGACCCgcagagagaggaccagagagaggacaCCCCATGTTTGACCACAACGCTGCCATCTGGGTTTGA